One Carassius auratus strain Wakin chromosome 3, ASM336829v1, whole genome shotgun sequence genomic region harbors:
- the LOC113045653 gene encoding nitric oxide synthase-interacting protein-like encodes MTRHGKNCTAGAVYTYHEKKKDTASSGYGTQSVRLGKDAIKDFDCCCLSLQPCRDPVVTKDGYLYEKEAILQYILHQKTDIAKKMKAYEKQKKALKSEGQLESKSEERERAEKFKQRENNIVSKPINPFTSDKSNDEESQKGSSSSSSSDTGASSSSSALPSFWIPSLTPEAKPTLLKKPSKTVLCPMSGCPLKMSDLISVRFTPLDPSLDRVALLTRQDRYVCAVTKDTLGNSVPCAVLRPSGAVVTMECVEKLIQKDMIDPVTGDELKEKDIIPLQRGGTGFAGSGVDLKAKEARPVMQA; translated from the exons ATGACTCGACACGGGAAAAACTGCACAGCAGGAGCTGTTTACACTTATCACGAGAAGAAGAAAGACACCG CCTCTTCTGGTTATGGGACACAAAGTGTGCGTTTGGGGAAGGATGCGATCAAAGACTTTGACTGCTGCTGTCTGTCCTTACAGCCCTGCAGGGACCCCGTCGTGAC TAAAGATGGATACTTGTATGAAAAAGAAGCCATCCTGCAATACATCCTTCACCAGAAAACAGACATTGCCAAGAAAATGAAG GCATATGAGAAGCAGAAAAAGGCTCTAAAGAGTGAAGGTCAGCTGGAGTCCAAGTCTGAGGAGCGAGAGAGAGCTGAGAAGTTCAAACAGAGAGAGAACAACATCGTCTCCAAGCCAATCAACCCCTTTACCTCAG ATAAATCTAATGATGAAGAAAGCCAGAAGGGCTCAAGCAGCTCCTCCAGTTCTGACACAGGAGCGTCCAGTTCCTCTTCAGCTCTGCCCAGCTTCTGGATCCCCAGCCTCACACCAGAGGCCAAGCCCACTTTGCTTAAAAAGCCT TCAAAAACAGTGTTGTGCCCCATGTCAGGATGTCCTCTGAAGATGAGTGATTTGATTTCAGTGCGCTTCACTCCACTGGACCCCAGTCTGGACAGAGTGGCCCTCCTCACACGCCAA GACAGATACGTGTGTGCAGTAACCAAAGACACGCTTGGGAACTCTGTGCCCTGTGCAGTCCTTAGACCCTC TGGAGCCGTAGTCACTATGGAGTGTGTGGAGAAGCTCATACAGAAAGACATGATTGATCCAGTGACTGGAGACGAACTGAAAGAGAAGGACATCATACCTCTCCAGAGG GGTGGGACTGGCTTTGCAGGGTCAGGAGTGGACCTCAAAGCTAAAGAGGCCAGACCTGTTATGCAAGCATAA